A single window of Mangifera indica cultivar Alphonso chromosome 18, CATAS_Mindica_2.1, whole genome shotgun sequence DNA harbors:
- the LOC123201730 gene encoding receptor-like protein EIX2: protein MHISLKQMKQTMRIVVAFVFIAVATINISFCKGSSSVGCLQSERLALLRFKQDLTDPANRLVSWTSDHEDCCTWSGVVCDNLTGHVLKLNLRTPPEKEYVTPAEVEARDRSKLSGKINPSLVDLKHLRSLDLSDNNFEGVEIPRFLGSMQNLRYLNLSVNSFQGMIPPQLGNLSNLQYLGLDGILDVKSLWWLSRLSLLKHLDLDGVDLSNSSDWLQVIHILPSLVVLKLSHCKLHHFPPQPIANFSSLASLDLSGNHFEGPIPDGLQNWTSIRHLDLSENHFNSSLPSSLYRLRNLEELFLSDNRLQGSMDGLGNLSSIKVLDLSLNDFDGGMPVSFGRLCNLRSMSLEAVILNQEISQVLSIFSECVAKVLEHLNLADTQLFGPLTNQLGRFKNLKSLRLYYNSISGPIPRSLGELSSLEILLLAYNQFNGTLSEIHFNNLTRLMALGVSGNSVMFKFSPQWAPTFKLLLLRLGSCHLGPHFPSWLRFQMSLYYLDISNSSIFDTIPQYLFKFPLTFLNLSHNKFYGEIPNLIQSTQLSSLDLNSNNLSGLLPQIPKNMYVLDLSNNVFLGFMFAQLCTKMNESKSLMEILILNKNFLSGELPDCWMNWQHLKVLNLENNRFTGTLPPSIGSLTSLQSLNLRKNNFVGEVPLSLQNCTKLVKLDLGENEFVGNVPAWMGERFSRIKILILRSNKFQGLLPRELCHLTSLQILDLAYNNLFGNIPRCISNFSVMMRESEMDDDIEYPSNNVYFNSSFMEDALLVNKGEMAKYNTILKFVRMIDLSKNNFSGGVPMGVTDLSTLQSLNLSHNSLTGRIPENIGAMSSLEVIDFSGNQLSGEIPQSISKLTFLSVLNLSNNKLSGRIPSSTQLQSFSASSFTGNELCGPPLSNNCTVSVSTSSNQNRGEKDGNEDEVDWFFVSMALGFVVGFWSFIGPLFFNRRWRRMYFQFLNHLQEKLGSVVRKCC from the coding sequence ATGCACATTTCCTTAAAACAAATGAAGCAAACCATGAGAATAGTTGTTGCCTTTGTTTTCATTGCTGTAGCGACCATCAACATTAGCTTCTGCAAAGGAAGCTCTTCTGTTGGTTGCCTCCAAAGCGAGAGACTAGCACTTTTAAGGTTCAAGCAAGATCTCACTGATCCTGCGAATCGGCTTGTCTCTTGGACTTCTGATCATGAAGATTGCTGTACATGGTCTGGTGTTGTCTGTGACAACTTGACGGGCCATGTGCTTAAGCTCAACCTTAGAACTCCCCCAGAGAAAGAGTATGTGACTCCAGCTGAAGTTGAAGCCCGTGATCGGTCAAAATTGTCCGGTAAGATAAATCCGTCCTTGGTTGATTTGAAGCATTTGCGTTCATTGGACTTAAGCGACAACAATTTTGAAGGAGTAGAGATTCCCAGATTTCTTGGATCTATGCAGAATTTAAGGTACCTCAATCTATCTGTGAATTCATTCCAGGGTATGATTCCTCCCCAACTTGGAAACCTCTCTAATTTACAGTATCTTGGCCTCGATGGCATATTAGATGTGAAGAGTTTGTGGTGGTTATCTCGTCTTTCTTTGTTGAAACACCTTGACTTGGATGGCGTGGATCTTAGTAATTCCTCTGATTGGTTGCAAGTGATACACATTCTCCCTTCCTTAGTAGTGCTAAAATTATCACACTGTAAACTTCATCACTTTCCTCCCCAACCTATTGcaaatttttcatctcttgCCTCCCTTGATCTAAGTGGAAATCATTTTGAAGGTCCAATCCCTGATGGACTTCAAAACTGGACTTCCATTAGACATCTTGATTTATCTGAAAATCACTTCAATTCTTCGTTGCCCAGTAGCTTGTACAGACTTAGAAACCTTGAGGAACTTTTCCTTTCAGACAATCGCTTGCAAGGCTCGATGGATGGACTAGGAAACCTGTCTTCTATCAAAGTACTTGATCTCTCACTAAATGATTTTGACGGAGGAATGCCAGTATCATTTGGAAGACTTTGCAACTTGAGATCAATGTCTCTTGAAGCGGTCATACTGAATCAGGAAATATCTCAAGTCTTGAGTATTTTCTCCGAATGTGTTGCAAAAGTTTTAGAGCATTTGAACTTGGCGGACACTCAACTTTTTGGTCCATTGACCAACCAACTTGGacgtttcaaaaatttaaaatctcttcGTCTATATTACAACTCAATTTCAGGTCCTATTCCAAGGTCTTTAGGAGAACTTTCATCCTTAGAAATTTTGCTTCTTGCTTATAACCAATTCAATGGAACTCTTTCTGAAATCCACTTTAACAATCTCACAAGACTGATGGCATTAGGAGTATCTGGAAATTCAGTAATGTTTAAATTCTCTCCTCAGTGGGCTCCTACATTTAAACTTCTACTTTTACGGTTAGGTTCTTGTCATTTAGGCCCTCATTTTCCATCTTGGCTTCGTTTTCAAATGAGTTTGTATTACCTTGATATATCCAACTCAAGCATTTTTGACACTATTCCACAATATTTGTTCAAATTtccattaacatttttaaatctcTCACACAACAAATTCTATGGCGAGAttccaaatttaattcagtCAACTCAACTTTCTTCacttgacttgaattcaaataatctaTCAGGTCTGTTACCTCAGATAcccaaaaatatgtatgtacTCGATCTTTCCAACAATGTTTTTTTAGGATTCATGTTTGCTCAGTTGTGTACTAAGATGAATGAATCAAAAAGTTTGATGGAAATACTGATCCTCAATAAAAACTTCTTATCAGGGGAATTACCTGATTGTTGGATGAATTGGCAACACTTAAAAGTTCTAAATTTAGAGAACAATAGATTCACTGGAACCCTTCCTCCTTCTATTGGGTCTTTAACTTCTCTTCAGTCATTAAACCTTCGCAAAAACAACTTTGTTGGGGAAGTACCTTTGTCACTTCAGAATTGTACAAAGTTAGTTAAACTTGATCTTGGTGAAAATGAGTTCGTTGGAAATGTCCCTGCCTGGATGGGAGAAAGATTTTCAAGAATAAAGATTCTCATCCTTCGATCAAATAAGTTCCAAggtcttttaccaagggaactttGCCATCTCACTTCTCTACAAATCTTAGATTTGGcttataacaatttatttgGAAACATACCGAGGTGTATCAGTAACTTCAGCGTCATGATGAGAGAGAGTGAAATGGATGATGATATAGAGTACCCATCTaataatgtatattttaattcaagttttatgGAGGATGCATTACTTGTGAATAAAGGTGAAATGGctaaatataatacaattttgaaatttgtaagAATGATAGATCTTTCAAAGAATAACTTCTCTGGAGGCGTCCCTATGGGAGTGACTGATCTTTCAACGTTGCAATCACTAAATTTGTCTCACAATTCTTTGACTGGCAGAATTCCAGAGAACATTGGTGCTATGAGTTCTCTAGAGGTCATTGATTTTTCTGGAAATCAACTTTCCGGTGAAATCCCACAAAGCATTTCAAAGCTGACATTTTTAAGTGTCCTGAACTTATCCAACAACAAACTTTCTGGAAGAATTCCTTCAAGCACTCAACTACAAAGTTTTAGTGCATCTTCTTTTACTGGCAATGAACTTTGTGGTCCTCCTCTTTCTAATAATTGCACAGTGAGCGTTTCAACATCCAGCAATCAGAACAGAGGAGAAAAAGATGGCAATGAAGACGAAGTAGATTGGTTTTTTGTAAGTATGGCTCTTGGATTTGTGGTAGGATTCTGGAGTTTTATAGGACCTCTATTCTTCAACAGGAGATGGAGGCGCATGTATTTCCAATTCCTGAATCACCTCCAGGAGAAACTGGGCAGTGTTGTAAGAAAATGTTGCTAG
- the LOC123201731 gene encoding receptor-like protein EIX2, producing MRILVAFVFIAVATINISFCKGSSSVGCLQSERLALLRFKQDLTDPVNRLVSWTSDHEDCCAWSGVVSFAFIGLKRVEIPRFLCVDLLQNCTKLVKLDIGENEFAGNVSVWMGERFSRIKILILRSNKFQGLLPRELCHLTSLQILDLAYNNLSGNISRCISNFNAMMRESEMDDDIECPSNEYFNSNFMEDASLVNKGEMAKYNTILKFVRMTDLSKNNFSGSIPMGVMDLSALQSLNLSHNSLTGRIPENIGAMSFLESIDFSRNQLFGEIPQSISKLTFLSVLNLSNNKLSGPIPSSTQLQNFSASSLLAMNFVVLLFLIIAQ from the exons ATGAGAATACTTGTTGCCTTTGTTTTCATCGCTGTAGCGACCATCAACATTAGCTTCTGCAAAGGAAGCTCTTCTGTTGGTTGCCTCCAAAGCGAGAGACTAGCACTTTTAAGGTTCAAGCAAGATCTCACTGATCCTGTGAATCGGCTTGTCTCTTGGACTTCTGATCATGAAGATTGCTGTGCATGGTCTGGTGTTGTCT CATTTGCGTTCATTGGACTTAAGCGAGTAGAGATTCCCAGATTTCTCTGCGTGGACTTACTTCAGAACTGTACAAAGTTAGTTAAACTTGATATTGGTGAAAATGAGTTTGCTGGAAATGTCTCTGTGTGGATGGGAGAAagattttcaagaataaaaattctCATCCTTCGATCAAATAAGTTTCAAggtcttttaccaagggaactttGCCACCTCACTTCTCTACAAATCTTAGATTTGGCTTATAACAATTTATCTGGAAACATATCAAGGTGTATCAGTAACTTCAACGCCATGATGAGAGAGAGTGAAATGGATGATGATATAGAGTGCCCGtctaatgaatattttaattcaaattttatggaGGATGCATCACTTGTGAATAAAGGTGAAATGGCTAAATATAATACgattttgaaatttgtaagAATGACagatctttcaaaaaataacttCTCTGGAAGTATTCCTATGGGAGTGATGGATCTTTCAGCGTTGCAATCACTGAATTTGTCTCACAATTCTTTGACTGGCAGAATTCCAGAGAACATTGGTGCTATGAGTTTTCTAGAGTCCATTGATTTTTCTAGAAATCAACTTTTCGGTGAAATCCCACAAAGCATTTCAAAGTTGACATTTTTAAGTGTCTTGAACTTATCCAACAACAAACTTTCTGGACCAATTCCTTCAAGCACTCAACTACAAAACTTTAGTGCATCTTCTTTACTGGCAATGAACTTTGTGGTCCTCCTCTTTCTAATAATTGCACAATGA
- the LOC123201732 gene encoding receptor-like protein EIX2 translates to MRIVVAFVFIPIATIKIGFCKGISFVGCLQSERLALLRFKQDLIDPANRLVSWTSDHGDCCTWSGIVCDNLTGHVLELSLRTPPRKEVVSPAENDARQRSKLHGKINPSLLDLKHLRSLDLSNHNFEEVEIPRFLGSMQNLRYLNLSLSSFQGMIPPQLGNLSHLQYLGLGGMLDVKSLWWLSRLSLLKHLELDGVDLSNSSYWLQVIHTLPSLVVLKLSYCNLHHFPPQPIASFSSLASLDQSENYFEGSIPDGLQNLTSIRHIDLSENEFNSSMPNWLYRLRNLEELFLSDNRLQGSMDGLGNLSSIKVLDLSQNNFEGGMPVSFGRLCNLRSISLSGIILNQEISQVLNIFSKCVAEVVESLDFRLTNLFGALNNQLGLFKNLKSLLLDYNSISGPIPRSLGQLSSLEILLLTNNQFNGTLSEIHFNNLTRLTVFGASRNSLMLKVGPQWRPPFKLLIHVRSAV, encoded by the exons ATGAGAATAGTTGTTGCCTTTGTTTTCATCCCTATAGCGACCATCAAGATTGGCTTCTGCAAAGGAATTTCTTTTGTTGGTTGCCTCCAAAGCGAGAGACTAGCACTTCTAAGGTTCAAGCAAGATCTCATTGATCCTGCCAATCGGCTTGTCTCTTGGACTTCTGATCATGGAGATTGCTGTACATGGTCTGGTATTGTCTGTGATAACTTGACGGGCCATGTGCTTGAGCTCAGCCTTAGAACTCCCCCAAGGAAAGAGGTTGTGTCTCCAGCTGAAAATGATGCTCGTCAGAGGTCAAAGTTGCATGGTAAGATAAATCCCTCTTTGCTTGATTTGAAGCATTTGCGTTCCTTGGACTTGAGCAACCACAATTTTGAAGAAGTAGAGATTCCCAGATTTCTTGGATCTATGCAGAATTTAAGGTACCTCAATCTATCTCTGAGTTCATTCCAGGGTATGATTCCTCCCCAACTTGGAAATCTCTCCCATTTACAATATCTTGGCCTCGGTGGCATGTTAGATGTGAAGAGTTTGTGGTGGTTATCTCGTCTTTCTTTGTTGAAACACCTTGAGTTGGATGGTGTGGATCTTAGCAATTCCTCTTATTGGTTGCAAGTGATACACACTCTCCCTTCCTTAGTAGTGCTAAAATTATCATACTGTAACCTTCATCACTTTCCTCCCCAACCTATTGCAAGTTTTTCATCTCTTGCCTCCCTTGATCAAAGTGAGAATTATTTTGAAGGTTCAATCCCTGATGGACTTCAAAACCTGACTTCCATTAGACATATTGATTTATCtgaaaatgaattcaattcTTCAATGCCCAATTGGTTGTACAGACTTAGAAACCTTGAGGAACTTTTCCTTTCGGACAATCGCTTGCAAGGCTCGATGGATGGACTAGGAAACCTGTCTTCTATCAAAGTACTTGATCTctcacaaaataattttgaaggaGGAATGCCAGTATCATTTGGAAGACTTTGCAACTTGAGATCAATATCTCTCAGTGGCATCATATTGAATCAGGAAATATCTCAAGTGttgaatattttctcaaaatgcGTTGCAGAAGTTGTAGAGTCATTGGACTTCCGGCTTACTAATCTTTTTGGTGCATTGAACAACCAACTTGgactgtttaaaaatttaaaatctcttctTCTAGATTACAACTCAATTTCAGGTCCTATTCCAAGGTCTTTAGGGCAACTCTCATCCTTAGAAATTCTGCTTCTTACTAATAACCAATTCAACGGAACTCTTTCTGAAATCCACTTTAACAATCTCACAAGACTGACAGTTTTTGGTGCATCTAGAAATTCACTAATGTTGAAAGTTGGTCCTCAGTGGAGACCTCCGTTTAAACTTCT GATCCATGTTCGCTCAGCTGTGTAA
- the LOC123202483 gene encoding receptor-like protein EIX2, with product MIDLSKNNFSGGIPMGVTDLLALQSLNLSHNFLSGRIPENIGAMSFLESIDFSGNQLSGEIPQSISKLTFLSVLNLSNNKLSGRIPSSTQLQSFSASSFTGNKLCGPPLSNNCTVSVPTSGDQNRGEKEVDWFYVSMALGFVVGFWSFIGPLFFSRRWRCMYFQFLSSLQDKLGSVVRKCY from the coding sequence atgatagatctttcaaaaaataacttCTCAGGAGGCATTCCTATGGGAGTGACGGATCTTTTAGCATTGCAATCACTAAATCTGTCTCACAATTTTTTGAGTGGCAGAATTCCGGAGAACATTGGTGCTATGAGTTTTCTAGAGTCCATTGATTTTTCTGGAAATCAACTTTCCGGTGAAATCCCACAAAGCATTTCAAAGCTGACATTTTTAAGTGTCTTGAACTTATCCAACAACAAACTTTCTGGAAGAATTCCTTCAAGCACTCAACTACAAAGCTTTAGTGCATCTTCTTTTACTGGCAATAAACTTTGTGGTCCTCCTCTTTCTAATAATTGCACAGTAAGTGTTCCAACATCAGGTGATCAGaacagaggagaaaaagaagtAGACTGGTTTTATGTAAGTATGGCTCTTGGATTTGTCGTGGGATTCTGGAGTTTTATAGGACCTCTGTTCTTCAGCAGGAGATGGAGGTGCATGTATTTCCAATTCCTGAGTAGCCTCCAGGACAAACTGGGCAGTGTTGTAAGAAAATGTTACTAG